Genomic window (Synergistes jonesii):
GCGTCCAGGTCTACCGCGTCACGCCGGAGATGAAGAGGACGCGCGGTTTCTTCTGCGCCATAGGCAAATGCAGCTCCTGCTTCATGGTGGTGGACGGAGTCCCCAACGTACGCACCTGCGTAACGCCGCTTTCCGCGGGCATGAAGGTGGAGACGCAGAAGGACAAGGGACGCGTTCCCCTGGAAGTCTGCTAAGGAGGTAGAGAGAAGATGAAGAAGGTATATGAGACAGACCTTCTGGTCATAGGCGGCGGAGCCGCAGGCCTTTGCGCGGCGGCGGAAGCCGGGGGAGCCGGCGCCAAGGTGACCGTTATAGAAAGCGACCTGCACGCCGGAGGGCAGTTAGTCAAACAGACCCACAAATTCTTCGGTTCGAAAGACGAATACGCGGGGACGCGCGGCTACAAGATAGCGGACATCCTCCTTGAGGAGATAGCTGGGCTGGGAGACAGAGTGCAAATAAGCTGCAACTCCACAGTCACCGGCTACTACCCGGAAGACGGGGTATACACCGTGATGCAGGGAGAAGAAGAGTACTACCGCATCAAGGCGAAAAAAGCGGTGATAGCGACCGGGGCGCAGGAAAGAATGATCCCCTTCACGAACAACGACCTTCCCGGCGTATACGGAGCGGGAGCGGTACAGACCCTGATGAACGTATACGGCGTAGTGCCGGGCAAAAGAGTCGTCATGGTGGGAGCGGGCAACATAGGGCTCATAGTCAGCTACCAGCTTAAGCAGGCGGGAGTGGAAGTAGCGGCGGTAGTCGAAGCCATGCCTAAAATAGGCGGCTACTGGGTACACGCGGCGAAAATCAGAAGGCTGGGCATCCCCGTACTCCTAAGACACACCGTAGTGGAGGCCATAGGAGACAAAATACTCGAAGGCGCCGTGATCCAGGAACTGGACGACAAATTCCAGCTCATAGGCGAGCCGGAGAAAATAGAGTGCGACATCATCTGCATGGCGGTAGGACTCACGCCCACCACGGAACTCTTCTGGCAGGCCGGCTGCAAAATGCAATACGTTCCGCAGCTCTGCGGCTACGTCCCCTACAGAGACAAAAACATGCGCACCAGCAACCCCGACATCTGGGTGGCGGGAGACGCCTCTGGCATAGAAGAAGCCTCCGCAGCGATGGTAGAAGGCCGGGTTGCGGGGCACTCGGCGGCCAAAGCGCTGGGACTTCCGGTAGACGACGGTAAATTCGACGAATACTGGACGAGACTCCACCACCTGCGCGCCGGCGAAGTAGGAGAAAAAATCACAGCCGGCATAAACCAAGTACTCGTACAGGGATGGGAGGCGTAACAATGAGCTGCGACAAAGACAAACTCTTCAACAGCGGAGTGCTGGTAGAACACGTGGAAGGAGCGCTGCTGCCGCCGCAAGAGAAATGGGAAGCCAAAAAAGGCGGTTACGTGGTGATAGAATGCCCCAAGCGCATCCCCTGCAACCCCTGCCATACCAGCTGCCCCACCGGGGCCGTGCTGCCCTTCGAAGACATAAACGACACGCCGAAAATAGACTACGACAAATGCACCGGCTGCGGCATCTGCGTATCGCGCTGCCCGGGTCTTGCGTGCTTCGTGATAGACCTTACGGTGGGAAAAGGGCAGGCTCTCATCAAACTACCGTACGAAATGCTGCCGCTGCCGTCAAAAGGACAGAAAGTCAAATGCCTGAACAGAGTCGGCGAAGAAGTGGCGGAGGGGGAAATCACATCTGTGACGGAGCCTTCGAAAGACAAGACCTACGTTCTGAGCGTGCTCATCCCCAAAGATAAAGCGGACGACATCCGCGCCGTGAAGGTCCAGTAAAGGTGGTGTGCTGAAATGGCGAAAGCAAACGTGATATGCCGCTGCGAAGAAATAGAGATAGACACTATACGCGAGTGGATAGCGCGCGGCTATGACACATTCGACGAGCTCAAGAGAGAGCTTCGCGTCGGCATGGGCCCCTGTCAGGGACGCGGCTGCCGCGACATCATACTGCGCGAGATAGCTAAGGCGACCGGCAAACCCGTCGCCGAACTGTCCCCTGGGACGATGAGACCACCAGTTAAACCAATAAAAATAAGCCTCCTCGCCGAGGACTTCAGGGAAGGTGAGCACAGATGATAGATATCCCGAAAACAGCCGACATAGTGATAATAGGAGGAGGCGGCGTCGGCACCGCTACGGCCTATTATCTTGCAAAATCAGGAAGAAAAAACGTCGTCGTCCTCGAAAAGAACACGGTGTGCTCAGGCTCGACGGGACGCTGCGGCGCGGGCATCCGCGCGCAGTGGGGGCTTGAACTCAACTGCCGCATGGCGCTCGCCTGCCTAGACACCTTCGAACATCTGGACGAAGAGCTCGGCCTGCCTACCGGACTCAATCAGGGCGGCTACCTGCTCGTAG
Coding sequences:
- a CDS encoding (2Fe-2S)-binding protein → MKLIESHPILEYSHGREVAFTFDGKELKGYEGEPIAMALHANGVQVYRVTPEMKRTRGFFCAIGKCSSCFMVVDGVPNVRTCVTPLSAGMKVETQKDKGRVPLEVC
- a CDS encoding NAD(P)/FAD-dependent oxidoreductase, producing MKKVYETDLLVIGGGAAGLCAAAEAGGAGAKVTVIESDLHAGGQLVKQTHKFFGSKDEYAGTRGYKIADILLEEIAGLGDRVQISCNSTVTGYYPEDGVYTVMQGEEEYYRIKAKKAVIATGAQERMIPFTNNDLPGVYGAGAVQTLMNVYGVVPGKRVVMVGAGNIGLIVSYQLKQAGVEVAAVVEAMPKIGGYWVHAAKIRRLGIPVLLRHTVVEAIGDKILEGAVIQELDDKFQLIGEPEKIECDIICMAVGLTPTTELFWQAGCKMQYVPQLCGYVPYRDKNMRTSNPDIWVAGDASGIEEASAAMVEGRVAGHSAAKALGLPVDDGKFDEYWTRLHHLRAGEVGEKITAGINQVLVQGWEA
- a CDS encoding 4Fe-4S dicluster domain-containing protein; translation: MSCDKDKLFNSGVLVEHVEGALLPPQEKWEAKKGGYVVIECPKRIPCNPCHTSCPTGAVLPFEDINDTPKIDYDKCTGCGICVSRCPGLACFVIDLTVGKGQALIKLPYEMLPLPSKGQKVKCLNRVGEEVAEGEITSVTEPSKDKTYVLSVLIPKDKADDIRAVKVQ
- a CDS encoding (2Fe-2S)-binding protein, with protein sequence MAKANVICRCEEIEIDTIREWIARGYDTFDELKRELRVGMGPCQGRGCRDIILREIAKATGKPVAELSPGTMRPPVKPIKISLLAEDFREGEHR